A region of Maribacter algicola DNA encodes the following proteins:
- a CDS encoding SusC/RagA family TonB-linked outer membrane protein: MKSTFLKGFLLFGAFLCFGLVKAQTVTGTVSDQTGPLPGASVLIKGTTTGTQTDFDGNYTLDNVNDNATLVFSYIGFKTVEVPVNGQSTIDVTMEEDASKLDEVVVTGYGSQAKKDLTGSVSVVDTEELLAVPATTFAQQLQGRAAGVSIINDARPGGEATVRIRGFGTVGNNAPLYIIDGVPTQAQANLNPNDVESLQILKDASASSIYGSRAANGVIIITTKKGKLGKPTISYNSYYGIGSPEKDPEALNARELGEYLYLADLYAGKAPSHGQYTFGPNGEVTIPDFVFPSGANEGDPGTDPSLYALEEGNIYAITRSADTNWWDAVTRSAPIQQHNISASGATESARYAFTLGYFEQDYLVKFASYNRVSLRANTEFKAIDGKLTIGENFTASFDNQKGNFQNDQEQNAVSAAYKHHPLLPIYDIAGNFAGSRGANLGNNFNPYAVLARDQDDRTYRLRLLGNVFANYDITPNLSIRTSFGADVRAQRNRDLGRPQPEYVEGNFINSSTAREEYEYQWTWTNSLEYTKTFNEVHNFKAFLGVESIQQFEERFGASRQRFAFETTNILSYLDLGNATTSTNYGFVEQDYSLWSQFGRIDYDYNGKYLAQVTLRNDSSSRFQSASRSAIFPAFSLGWRVSDESFMENVDWIDDLKLRYGWGQTGNQQIGDYNAFTTFQSNIGTGGYPIDGNPSSPAIGFQTQAFGNPNAKWETTTTNNVGIDLNMLQNRLTFSLDAYTRVTTDMLFQIPPTYTAGQAEAPRFNVGGITNKGVEFNLGFSDKKGDFGYSVNTNFTHYTNNVDKLDDNPSTRFLGGSRRVPSLTVTQAGSPLSSFFGFKTVGIFQSQAEADTWPEYGTYNAPGKLKVADINGDGVINDDDRTVIGNPHPDFVYGINIDLTYKNLALNIFGNGSQGNDIYNYVRYFADFNTFQGNRSTRALYGAWQPTNPQSDPSTWVAANPGATVPIMDANDQVSSRPSSYFVEDGSYFRIKNVQLSYNFNEGLLDAIPGISRASVYIQGQNLATWTKYSGLNPEIQTPNSIDIGYDGGFMPVARTFLLGLNVTLN, from the coding sequence ATGAAGAGTACATTTTTAAAGGGTTTTTTGCTGTTCGGGGCATTTTTATGTTTCGGGTTGGTAAAGGCTCAAACCGTAACGGGTACAGTTTCAGACCAAACTGGGCCACTTCCTGGCGCTAGTGTTTTAATTAAAGGTACCACGACAGGTACCCAAACTGATTTTGACGGTAATTATACGTTGGACAATGTAAATGACAATGCCACCTTAGTCTTCAGCTACATCGGCTTTAAGACGGTCGAAGTGCCGGTAAATGGTCAATCTACTATAGATGTAACTATGGAGGAGGACGCTAGTAAATTGGACGAGGTAGTTGTAACAGGGTATGGATCCCAGGCCAAAAAGGACTTGACCGGTTCTGTTTCTGTTGTGGACACGGAAGAACTTTTAGCCGTTCCTGCCACTACGTTTGCCCAACAACTACAAGGTAGGGCAGCGGGTGTAAGTATTATCAACGATGCTAGGCCTGGCGGTGAGGCTACTGTAAGAATCCGTGGGTTTGGTACAGTTGGTAACAACGCTCCTTTATATATAATTGATGGTGTACCAACCCAGGCTCAGGCCAATTTGAACCCTAATGATGTAGAGTCCCTGCAAATACTTAAGGATGCTTCTGCTTCTTCTATTTACGGTTCAAGGGCTGCCAATGGTGTTATCATCATTACAACTAAAAAGGGCAAATTAGGAAAGCCTACCATATCATACAACTCTTATTATGGTATAGGTTCACCTGAAAAGGACCCAGAGGCACTTAATGCTAGAGAATTGGGAGAGTACCTATACTTGGCCGATTTGTATGCTGGAAAAGCACCAAGTCACGGTCAATATACTTTTGGACCAAATGGCGAGGTTACAATTCCTGATTTTGTATTTCCTAGTGGTGCTAATGAGGGAGACCCTGGTACAGATCCAAGTTTGTACGCCTTGGAAGAAGGCAATATTTATGCCATTACACGTTCTGCCGATACCAACTGGTGGGATGCCGTTACTCGCTCTGCGCCTATTCAACAGCATAATATATCCGCTTCCGGTGCAACTGAAAGTGCAAGATATGCATTTACCCTAGGGTATTTTGAGCAAGACTATTTGGTAAAATTTGCAAGTTATAATAGGGTGTCACTAAGGGCCAACACTGAGTTCAAGGCAATAGATGGTAAATTGACCATTGGTGAGAATTTTACCGCTTCCTTTGATAACCAAAAAGGTAACTTTCAAAATGACCAAGAGCAAAATGCTGTTTCCGCTGCTTACAAGCACCATCCGTTGCTACCCATCTATGATATTGCAGGCAACTTTGCCGGTAGTAGGGGTGCTAATTTAGGTAACAACTTTAACCCTTATGCGGTTCTTGCTAGGGATCAAGACGATAGGACTTACAGGTTACGACTTTTAGGGAACGTTTTCGCAAATTATGATATTACACCAAATTTAAGTATTCGCACCAGTTTTGGTGCCGATGTTAGGGCCCAGCGTAATAGAGATTTAGGCAGGCCACAGCCTGAGTACGTAGAAGGTAACTTTATCAATAGTTCTACCGCTAGAGAGGAATATGAGTATCAGTGGACTTGGACTAATAGTTTGGAATATACCAAAACATTCAATGAGGTACACAATTTCAAGGCTTTTTTGGGTGTTGAGAGTATTCAACAATTTGAAGAGCGATTTGGTGCCTCAAGACAGCGTTTTGCCTTTGAAACTACCAATATTCTAAGCTATTTGGATTTAGGTAATGCAACAACATCTACCAACTATGGTTTTGTGGAGCAGGATTATTCGCTATGGTCCCAGTTTGGTAGAATAGACTATGACTATAATGGAAAGTATTTGGCACAGGTAACTTTAAGAAATGATTCTTCATCTAGGTTTCAATCAGCTTCCAGAAGCGCGATATTTCCTGCATTTAGTTTAGGATGGAGGGTTTCTGATGAAAGCTTTATGGAAAATGTGGATTGGATCGATGATCTTAAGTTACGTTATGGTTGGGGTCAAACGGGTAACCAACAGATTGGCGACTACAATGCCTTTACGACTTTTCAATCCAATATAGGAACAGGAGGTTACCCAATTGATGGTAATCCTTCCTCGCCTGCCATAGGTTTTCAAACACAAGCATTTGGTAACCCCAATGCAAAGTGGGAAACGACTACTACAAATAATGTGGGGATAGATTTGAATATGTTACAAAATAGATTGACTTTCTCTCTTGATGCGTATACTAGGGTTACTACGGACATGTTGTTTCAAATCCCTCCAACCTATACAGCTGGACAGGCTGAAGCTCCTCGTTTTAACGTGGGTGGTATTACCAATAAAGGGGTTGAATTTAATTTAGGCTTTAGTGATAAAAAGGGAGATTTTGGTTACAGTGTCAATACTAATTTTACACATTACACCAATAATGTAGACAAATTGGATGATAACCCATCTACCCGTTTCTTAGGAGGGTCAAGAAGGGTACCCTCTTTAACGGTAACCCAGGCAGGATCTCCGCTATCTTCTTTCTTTGGATTTAAAACCGTTGGTATCTTTCAATCTCAAGCAGAAGCTGATACTTGGCCAGAGTACGGTACTTATAATGCACCTGGAAAGTTGAAAGTAGCTGATATCAATGGGGATGGAGTTATAAACGATGACGATAGGACAGTTATTGGAAATCCGCATCCAGATTTTGTATATGGTATCAATATAGATCTTACCTATAAGAATTTGGCTCTGAATATTTTCGGTAATGGTTCACAGGGTAACGATATTTACAACTATGTGCGTTATTTCGCAGATTTTAACACGTTTCAAGGTAACCGATCTACAAGGGCATTGTATGGTGCTTGGCAGCCCACAAATCCACAGTCAGACCCAAGTACTTGGGTAGCTGCAAATCCAGGCGCAACTGTGCCAATTATGGACGCCAATGACCAAGTAAGTAGCCGACCTTCATCTTATTTTGTGGAAGATGGTAGCTACTTTAGAATTAAGAACGTCCAGTTGAGTTATAATTTTAACGAAGGTTTATTGGATGCTATTCCAGGAATATCCAGGGCTTCAGTATATATTCAAGGTCAAAACTTGGCTACTTGGACAAAATATTCTGGTCTAAATCCTGAAATTCAAACACCAAATAGTATTGATATTGGTTACGACGGAGGGTTCATGCCTGTTGCAAGAACATTCCTATTGGGACTTAATGTAACTTTAAATTAA
- a CDS encoding efflux RND transporter periplasmic adaptor subunit, with the protein MNRKVIYIGLAGIAGLFLGWLIFGKSDERANSSAEVHEHKLEGQQMWTCSMHPQIMQPEPGDCPICGMELIPANMDEEGLAMNEIKMTKNAMALANISTTVIGDGKDDGSMTDISLSGRIKVNEEEQMVQASYFDGRLERLNVSYEGQDVKRGQLLATIYAPDLVAAQQELLSSLSLRESQPALYKAVRNKLKLWKLTENQINTIEKTGEVKEYFPIYATVSGTVLEKMVSEGDYVKQGEPLLKLIDLSSVWVEFDVYENQISSLEKGEKITLTTKAYPNKSFKATITFIDPILNESTRTVVVRATLNNRDGIFKPGMFVKGNVESLKDKEDAVPESVMIPASAVMWTGERSVVYLKVNGDTPVFRMKEVDLGGRNGDMFVVNSGLQKGDEVVTNGTFTVDAAAQLQGKKSMMNQNQEEEISSSEIGNMKMVLSDSFKKEFKSVLPSYFNIKNALVLGSATEVSEYAKDLLESLVSINESDLNDIGKSHFSIIIDLAEDMSNSKDLKYQRDIFIALNENIVPIIMNIGKMDNLVYIQKCPMANKNKGAYWLSMEKEIKNPYYGDQMLTCGSIIDSIQ; encoded by the coding sequence ATGAATAGAAAAGTAATTTACATAGGATTGGCAGGTATAGCAGGTCTGTTTTTGGGTTGGTTGATTTTTGGAAAATCCGATGAAAGGGCCAATAGTAGTGCTGAAGTGCATGAGCATAAACTCGAAGGCCAACAAATGTGGACCTGCTCGATGCACCCCCAGATTATGCAGCCAGAACCTGGAGATTGTCCCATTTGCGGTATGGAGTTGATTCCAGCGAATATGGATGAAGAGGGTTTGGCCATGAACGAAATTAAAATGACCAAAAATGCCATGGCGTTGGCCAATATTAGCACCACTGTAATTGGAGATGGCAAGGACGACGGTTCAATGACTGATATTTCCTTATCTGGACGTATAAAGGTGAACGAAGAGGAACAGATGGTACAAGCAAGTTATTTTGACGGTCGTTTGGAGCGTTTGAATGTATCTTATGAAGGGCAAGACGTAAAGCGGGGACAGCTGTTGGCAACTATTTACGCGCCAGACCTAGTTGCTGCACAGCAAGAGTTACTAAGTTCATTATCGCTAAGGGAATCTCAACCAGCTTTGTACAAGGCGGTCAGAAACAAATTGAAGCTTTGGAAACTTACCGAAAACCAAATCAATACTATTGAGAAAACAGGAGAGGTTAAAGAGTACTTTCCTATATACGCAACAGTTTCTGGAACTGTTTTGGAAAAAATGGTTTCTGAGGGGGATTATGTAAAACAAGGTGAGCCACTTTTAAAATTGATAGACCTTAGTTCTGTTTGGGTTGAGTTTGACGTCTATGAGAATCAAATTTCTTCATTGGAAAAAGGTGAAAAAATAACATTGACCACAAAAGCCTATCCAAATAAGTCGTTTAAGGCTACAATTACTTTTATTGATCCAATTTTAAATGAAAGTACCCGTACCGTTGTTGTACGTGCTACTTTAAATAATCGGGATGGGATTTTTAAACCGGGAATGTTCGTTAAAGGAAATGTTGAAAGTTTAAAGGATAAGGAAGATGCTGTCCCTGAATCAGTTATGATTCCGGCGTCGGCGGTTATGTGGACCGGTGAACGTTCTGTTGTTTATTTAAAAGTGAATGGTGATACCCCTGTTTTTAGGATGAAGGAAGTTGATTTGGGCGGCAGGAACGGGGATATGTTTGTGGTGAATTCAGGTCTTCAAAAAGGGGATGAAGTGGTCACCAATGGAACTTTTACGGTGGATGCGGCAGCGCAGCTTCAGGGTAAAAAATCCATGATGAATCAAAATCAAGAAGAGGAAATTTCATCTAGTGAAATTGGAAATATGAAAATGGTACTGTCGGATTCCTTTAAAAAGGAATTTAAATCGGTCTTGCCATCTTATTTCAATATTAAGAATGCCTTAGTGTTAGGAAGTGCAACCGAGGTGTCTGAATATGCTAAAGACCTATTGGAAAGCCTTGTTTCTATAAATGAATCCGACCTCAATGACATAGGAAAATCACATTTTTCAATAATTATTGATTTGGCGGAAGATATGTCGAATAGTAAAGATCTTAAATATCAAAGGGACATTTTTATTGCACTAAATGAGAACATTGTTCCGATAATCATGAATATAGGTAAAATGGATAACCTGGTCTATATTCAAAAATGTCCAATGGCGAATAAAAATAAAGGGGCATATTGGCTAAGCATGGAAAAGGAAATTAAAAATCCATATTATGGAGACCAAATGCTGACTTGTGGGAGTATTATAGATTCGATTCAGTAG
- a CDS encoding helix-turn-helix domain-containing protein — protein MKDNASGKEKADILLQLCHLYKYRNIDIAKNYNKEALAVSEDINYQNGIYKAKYNLAYLMFIQGDFNRSMEVIKGLEKAINYKQYPETYAEFETIKSDIYTEKGEYDKALETGLKLLDISENTNNKFILSKAHAALSHYYLRLENYQKALEHCLKGLDFIIKQKDNHYIFQKVDEIARMSAKLGDKEAALKAYNFYLKLEKELYSPGSYIQSVVYMNMADIYLSNGEYERSKNYLDRSISMIMANNYRFRLPRALLIQAELYLKTRDTLSAILTYEKSIDAAENINAFDVIKSNSLILMDLYNKVGRPDKVNENKTLYDAIKDSLFNNEKEQRIVILEARRKIKEAGLRQQALELENISQRAELTSIITVLLSILVIGFFGVVAYVKFKEKNKVIYRRTIENLETQLKAQNKNIPIRPLNVKTEDKTNNTLDDNVKYIILKRLKKLEEELFFIDSSCNLHQLSEKLKTNPKYLSQVINIEKGSNFNNYINELRINYLLTRLVQDEEFRQRKLSYIASSIGYNNLNTFNAAFKKRQGILPSYFIKKLNEEA, from the coding sequence ATGAAGGATAATGCTTCTGGCAAAGAAAAAGCGGATATCCTACTTCAATTATGTCATCTATATAAATATAGAAATATTGACATAGCCAAAAACTACAATAAAGAAGCATTGGCTGTATCTGAGGATATCAATTATCAAAATGGCATCTACAAAGCCAAATATAATTTGGCTTATCTCATGTTCATACAAGGTGATTTCAATCGTTCAATGGAAGTCATTAAGGGTTTGGAAAAGGCAATAAATTACAAGCAATACCCAGAAACCTACGCGGAATTTGAAACCATAAAATCCGATATATACACGGAAAAGGGGGAATATGACAAAGCACTGGAAACAGGTCTCAAACTTTTGGACATTTCAGAAAACACCAATAATAAATTCATATTATCAAAGGCACACGCCGCTTTATCCCATTATTACCTTCGATTGGAAAATTATCAAAAAGCCCTAGAGCATTGTCTAAAAGGTTTGGATTTCATTATTAAACAAAAGGACAACCACTATATTTTTCAAAAAGTGGATGAAATAGCAAGGATGTCCGCAAAGCTGGGAGACAAAGAAGCCGCCTTAAAAGCATACAATTTCTATTTAAAATTGGAAAAAGAACTATACTCCCCTGGAAGTTATATACAAAGCGTCGTGTATATGAACATGGCAGACATCTATCTTTCCAATGGCGAATATGAACGTTCCAAAAACTATTTGGACCGATCAATAAGCATGATAATGGCAAACAACTACAGGTTTCGGCTGCCAAGGGCTCTTTTAATCCAAGCCGAACTCTATCTAAAGACCAGAGATACCTTAAGCGCTATATTAACCTATGAAAAAAGTATAGATGCTGCGGAAAATATCAACGCTTTTGACGTAATAAAATCCAACAGTCTAATTTTAATGGATCTTTATAACAAAGTAGGTAGGCCCGATAAAGTTAATGAAAATAAGACCTTGTACGACGCTATTAAAGACTCACTGTTCAACAATGAGAAAGAGCAACGCATAGTTATCCTAGAGGCCCGAAGAAAGATTAAAGAGGCCGGATTAAGACAACAGGCGCTTGAATTGGAGAATATTTCGCAAAGAGCTGAACTAACCTCCATTATAACTGTGCTGCTATCAATTCTAGTAATTGGATTCTTTGGGGTTGTGGCCTATGTAAAATTCAAGGAAAAAAACAAAGTTATTTATAGGAGGACTATTGAAAATCTTGAGACACAACTAAAAGCACAAAACAAAAATATTCCCATTAGACCATTAAATGTCAAAACTGAAGACAAAACAAATAATACTTTAGACGACAATGTAAAGTATATAATATTAAAAAGGTTAAAAAAATTGGAAGAGGAACTCTTCTTTATTGATTCCAGTTGTAACCTACATCAGTTATCAGAAAAACTTAAAACCAATCCCAAATATCTATCGCAAGTTATAAACATTGAAAAAGGCTCCAATTTTAATAATTATATAAATGAGCTTAGAATAAATTACTTATTAACAAGACTGGTACAGGATGAAGAATTTAGGCAAAGAAAATTAAGTTATATCGCCTCATCCATAGGATATAACAATCTAAACACCTTCAACGCAGCCTTCAAGAAAAGACAGGGAATCCTACCGTCCTATTTCATTAAGAAATTAAATGAAGAAGCATAA
- a CDS encoding RagB/SusD family nutrient uptake outer membrane protein yields the protein MKKRNFMLGALFAILILATGCSDEYLNREPEGRFSEGDVATPEGVEGLLIAAYTMVPGGGLTGQTWHNDIHSWVFNIASDDALKGTDAGDQPEQSFIEAYDFQAFNVHIRDKWRGLYKGVAAANNVINTLALVEDGISDARREQIIAEARFLRGLFHFEARKMWRMPVYISDENFVLNDLESTKIPNDREIWPFIEADFEAAASVLPDTQGDVGRPTSWAAKAFLGKAKIYQGFDQSGNANTAKMSEAKAIFDDIINNGPFELMDKFEDNFLVATRNNAESIFEVQYAINSATGDASNRGIGLAHPYTDPWGCCGFYQASQNLVNAYQTENGLPLLDTFDATDVSADTNADGSSVVTTTLDPRLDHTVGRPGILYKGFKIYQTDFVRDLSYAGPFFSMKHVAEPEAFGQGGWGNLSANNYRIMRLGMIYLWLAEAEVELGNLERARELVNEIRSRAANPEGFVPNAIQGAERNDFTIEPGVPAANYDIATYDTPWTDQALARKAVRFESRLEFALEGHRFFDLQRWGVSAQVLNAYIASESQHRSYLQGRSFTAGKHEYFPIPLEAIDRSALDGQPTLTQDPAY from the coding sequence ATGAAAAAGAGAAATTTTATGCTCGGGGCCTTATTCGCCATATTGATTTTGGCGACTGGCTGTAGTGATGAATATTTAAACAGGGAACCGGAAGGCCGTTTCAGTGAAGGTGATGTAGCCACTCCAGAAGGGGTTGAAGGTCTTCTAATTGCGGCCTATACTATGGTTCCAGGTGGAGGTCTTACTGGACAAACCTGGCACAACGATATACACAGTTGGGTTTTCAACATAGCGTCTGATGATGCCTTAAAAGGTACGGATGCCGGTGACCAGCCAGAACAATCCTTTATAGAAGCGTACGATTTTCAAGCTTTTAATGTGCATATCCGTGATAAATGGAGAGGATTGTACAAAGGTGTTGCCGCAGCGAACAATGTAATAAATACCTTAGCTCTTGTTGAGGATGGAATATCTGATGCGAGGAGGGAACAAATTATTGCGGAAGCACGTTTTTTAAGAGGTCTTTTCCATTTTGAGGCAAGAAAAATGTGGCGTATGCCGGTCTACATTAGTGATGAAAACTTTGTCCTAAATGATTTGGAAAGTACTAAAATACCTAATGACAGGGAGATATGGCCATTTATAGAGGCTGATTTTGAAGCTGCTGCCTCGGTATTGCCAGATACACAAGGTGATGTTGGTAGACCTACCAGCTGGGCAGCCAAAGCATTTTTAGGTAAGGCTAAAATCTATCAGGGATTTGATCAAAGTGGCAACGCCAATACTGCTAAAATGAGTGAGGCCAAGGCCATATTTGATGATATCATAAACAACGGTCCTTTCGAATTAATGGATAAATTTGAAGATAACTTTTTAGTGGCAACCCGTAATAATGCGGAATCAATTTTTGAAGTGCAATATGCAATTAATAGTGCTACCGGTGATGCCTCTAATAGGGGTATTGGACTTGCACACCCATATACAGATCCATGGGGTTGCTGTGGTTTTTATCAAGCTTCACAAAACTTGGTCAACGCTTATCAGACTGAAAATGGTTTGCCCTTATTGGATACTTTTGATGCTACTGATGTTTCTGCTGATACGAATGCAGATGGATCATCTGTAGTTACTACAACTTTAGACCCAAGATTGGACCATACTGTAGGTAGACCTGGTATACTTTACAAAGGATTCAAGATTTATCAGACCGATTTCGTAAGAGATTTATCATATGCAGGTCCATTTTTCTCCATGAAGCACGTTGCCGAGCCGGAAGCATTTGGCCAAGGTGGTTGGGGTAACCTATCTGCAAATAATTACCGAATCATGAGACTAGGTATGATTTACTTGTGGCTTGCTGAGGCAGAAGTGGAATTGGGTAATTTGGAAAGAGCTAGGGAGTTGGTAAATGAAATAAGGAGTAGGGCTGCGAACCCAGAAGGTTTCGTTCCCAATGCAATACAGGGTGCTGAGAGAAACGATTTCACCATTGAACCTGGAGTACCTGCAGCTAATTATGATATTGCTACTTATGATACTCCTTGGACGGATCAAGCATTGGCGAGGAAAGCCGTACGCTTTGAGTCTCGTTTAGAATTCGCGTTAGAAGGACATAGGTTCTTTGACCTTCAACGATGGGGCGTATCAGCTCAAGTATTGAACGCGTATATAGCCAGTGAGTCTCAACACAGGTCATATCTTCAAGGTCGTTCCTTTACAGCTGGTAAGCATGAGTACTTCCCAATTCCATTGGAAGCAATTGATCGTTCCGCATTGGATGGACAACCTACGTTGACACAAGATCCTGCGTATTAA
- a CDS encoding PepSY domain-containing protein, which translates to MVKRKTAIKIRKAHRYLGIFLGIQFLLWTISGLYFSWTDIDEIHGDHFRIQSKNEASFTDLIGLSDIEPEKPISSVALRDIGGEPYYWINNKQLYNARTGDLKRQITEKEALKIAAVNMRPDLKVSGVSRLTKVGNHIEYRGRSLPAYAFSYDHAENIIAYVSVKDGAFQTLRHRDWRWFDFLWMTHTMDYQGRDDFNTIVLRAFSLLGLVTVLSGFLLWFISSPTIRKSLK; encoded by the coding sequence ATGGTAAAAAGAAAAACCGCCATCAAAATTAGAAAGGCCCATAGGTATTTGGGTATTTTTTTAGGTATACAGTTTCTCCTATGGACTATTAGCGGACTTTATTTTAGTTGGACTGATATCGATGAAATCCATGGGGACCATTTTCGAATTCAATCCAAAAATGAAGCATCTTTTACGGATTTAATAGGTCTTTCTGATATTGAACCAGAAAAACCAATATCCTCCGTAGCACTCAGGGATATTGGTGGAGAACCTTACTATTGGATAAACAATAAGCAGTTGTATAATGCCAGAACAGGTGATTTGAAACGGCAAATTACCGAGAAGGAAGCGTTGAAAATTGCAGCGGTGAATATGCGTCCTGATTTAAAAGTATCAGGAGTCTCTAGGTTAACAAAAGTTGGGAACCATATTGAATACAGAGGTAGGTCCCTGCCCGCCTATGCATTTTCATATGACCATGCAGAAAATATAATAGCTTATGTGTCGGTCAAAGATGGAGCTTTTCAGACGTTGCGACATAGGGATTGGCGCTGGTTCGATTTTCTTTGGATGACCCATACGATGGACTACCAAGGAAGGGATGATTTTAACACGATAGTATTAAGGGCCTTTTCCTTGTTGGGCTTGGTAACGGTTCTTAGCGGATTTTTGCTCTGGTTTATTAGTTCTCCCACAATTAGAAAAAGTTTAAAATAA